The following proteins come from a genomic window of Haloactinomyces albus:
- a CDS encoding GPR1/FUN34/YaaH family transporter encodes MTTSEAATAEYARHANEEPEPVSGPLSGDPALIGVPTFIVGSIALGMTLVGFVPAEAVGAPVAIILAATGIGQLVAAIWAAGLGQSAVASIFGIFSGFWLSYGFLVLGLTHEWFGVPAEAATATQALFLTSWAIMVGLLTLASLRLPAAYPLLFGLITTALVVVLLATVQGSAGLQAVGGYVVFTFAALGCYLFFHVMSVATGGRGLPLGSPVLGD; translated from the coding sequence GTGACCACATCGGAAGCTGCCACGGCAGAGTACGCCAGACACGCGAATGAGGAACCCGAGCCGGTTTCGGGGCCGCTGTCCGGTGACCCCGCACTCATCGGTGTTCCCACGTTCATCGTCGGTTCGATCGCACTCGGCATGACCCTCGTCGGATTCGTGCCCGCCGAGGCGGTCGGAGCGCCGGTGGCGATCATCCTGGCTGCCACTGGAATCGGCCAGCTCGTCGCCGCGATCTGGGCGGCCGGGCTCGGCCAGAGCGCCGTCGCGTCCATTTTCGGAATCTTCAGCGGATTTTGGCTGAGCTACGGCTTTCTCGTGCTCGGGTTGACCCACGAATGGTTCGGGGTTCCCGCGGAGGCCGCGACAGCCACCCAGGCCCTGTTCCTGACCTCGTGGGCGATTATGGTGGGGCTCCTGACGCTGGCGTCGCTGCGCCTGCCCGCCGCGTACCCCTTGCTGTTCGGGCTGATCACCACCGCGCTCGTCGTCGTCCTGCTCGCGACGGTGCAGGGATCCGCGGGATTGCAGGCCGTCGGCGGATACGTGGTCTTCACCTTCGCCGCGCTGGGCTGCTACCTGTTCTTCCACGTGATGTCGGTGGCCACCGGGGGGCGCGGACTGCCGCTGGGCAGTCCGGTCCTGGGCGACTGA
- the pqqA gene encoding pyrroloquinoline quinone precursor peptide PqqA, with amino-acid sequence MESVAPQWETPRFEEIGCAAEVTMYVAQVED; translated from the coding sequence ATGGAGTCCGTTGCCCCGCAGTGGGAAACGCCCCGGTTCGAGGAGATCGGGTGCGCGGCCGAGGTGACCATGTACGTCGCCCAGGTCGAGGACTGA
- a CDS encoding type II toxin-antitoxin system prevent-host-death family antitoxin yields MSVEMPVSSARTDIGPVTDRAEYTGEITYLTKHGRRAAAVVSAQAAQLLEELEDLADLETARERLATIGSREGVYDQLRRRLGG; encoded by the coding sequence GTGTCCGTTGAGATGCCCGTCTCCTCCGCACGCACCGACATCGGCCCAGTCACCGACCGCGCCGAGTACACCGGCGAGATCACCTACCTGACCAAGCACGGCCGCCGCGCCGCCGCCGTCGTCTCCGCCCAAGCCGCCCAACTCCTCGAAGAGCTCGAAGACCTCGCCGACCTGGAAACAGCCCGCGAACGCCTCGCCACGATCGGCTCCCGCGAAGGGGTTTACGACCAGCTACGCCGCCGGCTCGGCGGGTAA
- the rpe gene encoding ribulose-phosphate 3-epimerase, giving the protein MVDQPGTTLRAGARHPAPGWSSDEPVIVGSVLGADYAHLGNEVASLTAAGVGRIQWDVMDRRFVPNMTFGPDVVAACRKYSNMPFEAHLMVQDPDPMLADFVAAGCETIIVHAETCPHLLRTLATIRELGAQAGVAVNPSTPLDFVRYVLDHLDEIVIMTVNPGFGGQKYIPAMEEKVSEMRALVGRSGRAVKIEVDGGISTATAKAAWYAGAELLVAGSAVLSHPGGKKAAVAELHRAMAPPPPEP; this is encoded by the coding sequence ATGGTTGATCAGCCAGGAACGACCTTGCGTGCGGGCGCGCGGCATCCCGCCCCGGGCTGGTCGTCGGACGAACCGGTGATCGTGGGTTCGGTCCTCGGCGCCGACTACGCGCATCTCGGGAACGAGGTCGCGAGTCTCACCGCCGCGGGAGTCGGCCGTATCCAGTGGGACGTCATGGACCGGCGCTTCGTGCCCAACATGACGTTCGGCCCGGATGTGGTGGCGGCCTGCCGGAAGTACAGCAACATGCCGTTCGAGGCCCACCTCATGGTGCAGGATCCGGACCCAATGCTGGCCGACTTCGTCGCGGCCGGTTGCGAGACCATCATCGTGCACGCCGAGACCTGCCCGCACCTGCTGCGGACGCTCGCCACGATTCGCGAGCTCGGGGCGCAGGCCGGCGTGGCCGTCAACCCGTCCACCCCGCTCGACTTCGTCCGCTACGTGCTCGATCACCTCGACGAGATCGTGATCATGACCGTCAACCCGGGCTTCGGCGGGCAGAAGTACATCCCCGCGATGGAAGAGAAGGTCTCCGAGATGCGGGCGCTGGTGGGCCGCTCCGGGCGCGCGGTGAAGATCGAGGTGGACGGTGGGATCTCCACCGCCACCGCCAAGGCGGCCTGGTACGCGGGAGCCGAGCTCCTCGTCGCGGGCTCCGCCGTTCTCTCCCACCCGGGCGGGAAGAAAGCCGCGGTGGCCGAGCTGCACCGCGCCATGGCGCCTCCGCCGCCCGAACCGTGA
- a CDS encoding pyrroloquinoline quinone biosynthesis protein PqqE has protein sequence MHCAYCSNPLNLSDYRDELSTEDWKCVIGEAHELGALQLHLSGGEPLQRRDIVEIVRFGSELGYTPTSSPARSGSRVAVPRNSAGPDWAPCRSACSPTSRSDPFRAEVKELGWPLTVNVVLHRQNVDRIGEIIELTERLRADQVELAITQYYGWAWCNRDAPLPTRAQFERAEPICASSGNACSTWRSSTCCRTTTASTRRPAWAVGAVVAHRRAGRRRPACRTVAASPPGERARASLSWSWRESELFNAFRGTEWISDPCRSSSRRDVDFGGCRCQAFRTTGDATRTDPVCHHSPGRGLVDDVVRAVNETKEAVVGELVSRPHPRNQR, from the coding sequence TTGCACTGCGCTTACTGCTCGAACCCGCTCAACCTCTCCGACTACCGAGACGAGCTGTCCACCGAGGACTGGAAGTGCGTGATCGGCGAGGCACACGAGCTGGGCGCGCTGCAGCTGCACCTGTCGGGCGGGGAGCCGCTGCAGCGTCGCGACATCGTCGAGATCGTGCGCTTCGGCAGCGAACTCGGATATACACCAACCTCATCACCAGCGCGCTCGGGCTCTCGCGTCGCCGTGCCAAGGAACTCCGCGGGGCCGGACTGGGCCCCGTGTAGATCAGCGTGCAGCCCGACGAGCCGGTCAGACCCCTTTCGCGCGGAGGTCAAGGAGCTCGGCTGGCCGCTGACGGTCAACGTGGTGCTGCACCGGCAGAACGTTGACCGCATCGGCGAGATCATCGAGCTGACCGAGCGGCTGCGAGCCGACCAGGTCGAGCTCGCGATCACCCAGTACTACGGCTGGGCCTGGTGCAACCGGGACGCGCCGCTGCCCACCCGCGCCCAGTTCGAGCGAGCCGAGCCGATCTGCGCGAGCAGCGGGAACGCTTGCAGCACATGGAGATCATCCACGTGCTGCCGGACTACTACAGCCAGCACCCGAAGGCCTGCATGGGCGGTGGGCGCAGTGGTAGCTCACCGTCGCGCCGGACGGCGACGCCCTGCCTGCCGCACAGTCGCTGCCTCTCCCCCGGGCGAGCGTGCGCGAGCCTCCCTGTCCTGGAGCTGGCGGGAATCCGAGCTGTTCAATGCCTTCCGCGGGACCGAGTGGATCTCGGACCCGTGCCGCAGCTCCTCGCGCCGGGACGTGGACTTCGGCGGCTGCCGCTGCCAGGCCTTCCGGACGACCGGGGACGCCACGCGCACCGACCCGGTCTGCCACCACTCGCCGGGCCGCGGACTCGTCGACGATGTGGTGCGCGCGGTCAACGAGACCAAGGAGGCCGTGGTCGGCGAGCTGGTCTCGCGCCCGCATCCGCGCAACCAGCGGTGA
- the hxlA gene encoding 3-hexulose-6-phosphate synthase, with the protein MKLQVALDVATLGDALSLAYQTKDYVDVLELGTPLIKAEGLSAITAIKAAHPDKLVFADMKTADAGELEADLAFSAGADLVTVMGAADDDTVRGAVAAGKKHGKDVVADMITIVEGRVDRIREVSKMGVSFVEIHAGLDEQAKPGYTIETLLEDGRQAGVPFSIAGGVTAETIAAVQDAEATVAVAGGAIRSAKDPAAAAKALKSQIR; encoded by the coding sequence GTGAAGCTGCAGGTAGCATTGGACGTCGCCACCCTCGGCGACGCGCTTTCCCTGGCGTACCAGACCAAGGACTACGTGGACGTCCTCGAGCTGGGCACCCCGCTGATCAAGGCCGAGGGCCTGTCCGCGATCACGGCGATCAAGGCCGCGCACCCGGACAAGCTCGTTTTCGCCGACATGAAGACCGCCGACGCCGGTGAGCTGGAGGCCGACCTCGCGTTCTCCGCAGGCGCGGACCTGGTCACCGTCATGGGCGCGGCCGACGACGATACCGTGCGCGGGGCCGTCGCCGCCGGTAAGAAGCACGGCAAGGACGTCGTCGCCGACATGATCACCATCGTGGAGGGCCGAGTCGACCGGATCCGCGAGGTCTCGAAGATGGGCGTGTCCTTCGTCGAGATCCACGCCGGGCTTGACGAGCAGGCCAAGCCCGGCTACACGATCGAGACCCTGCTCGAGGACGGCCGCCAGGCCGGCGTTCCGTTCTCGATCGCCGGTGGCGTCACCGCCGAGACCATCGCCGCGGTGCAGGACGCCGAGGCGACCGTCGCGGTGGCCGGCGGTGCGATCCGCAGCGCCAAGGACCCGGCCGCGGCCGCCAAGGCCCTCAAGAGCCAGATCCGCTGA
- the hxlB gene encoding 6-phospho-3-hexuloisomerase — MAISTEMDQIRKGIQPAAWARAGALLLKAPTVFTVGTGRSGLALQMAAMRFMHLGLKTHVVGETTAPAIGSGDILVAASGSGSTKRVVQAAETARAQGANVVALTTTPESALAKIATEVLVIPAADKQDFDGTTSTQYSGSLFEQSVLLLTDALFHALWRSSGTQARELWRLHANLE, encoded by the coding sequence ATGGCCATCAGCACCGAGATGGACCAGATTCGCAAGGGCATCCAGCCCGCGGCGTGGGCTCGGGCCGGTGCGCTGCTGCTCAAGGCACCCACGGTGTTCACCGTCGGCACCGGGCGCAGCGGACTCGCCCTGCAGATGGCTGCGATGCGCTTCATGCACCTCGGGCTCAAGACCCACGTGGTGGGCGAGACGACCGCACCGGCGATCGGCTCCGGCGACATCTTGGTGGCCGCCTCGGGCTCCGGTTCGACGAAGCGCGTGGTGCAGGCGGCCGAGACCGCGCGCGCTCAGGGCGCGAACGTGGTGGCGCTGACCACCACTCCCGAGTCGGCGCTGGCCAAGATCGCGACCGAGGTTCTGGTGATCCCGGCCGCCGACAAGCAGGACTTCGACGGGACGACCTCCACCCAGTACTCGGGCAGCCTGTTCGAGCAGTCGGTCCTGCTGCTCACCGACGCGCTGTTCCACGCCCTGTGGCGCTCCAGCGGCACGCAGGCCCGCGAGCTGTGGCGGCTGCACGCGAATCTCGAGTGA
- the tkt gene encoding transketolase: MTANEANRRVSDDITRLTTAAAPADWTDLDVRAINTARVLAADAVEQCGSGHPGTAMSLAPTAYALFQHVMRHDPNDPSWLGRDRFVLSAGHSSLTLYLQLFLSGYGLEIDDIKALRTWGSLTPGHPEYGHTSGVETTTGPLGQGLATAVGMAMTARRERGLFDPESAPGESIFDHQIYVIASDGDIEEGVTSEASSLAGTQQLGNLTVLYDANEISIEDDTHIALSEDTAKRYEAYGWHVITVHGGERITDLLDALKAARAETERPTMIVLRTVIGYPAPTKMNSGKAHGAALGAEEVAEVKKLLGFDPKRSFQVDDEVLDHTRAVGERGRALREKWQVAFDAWAGANPERKALLDRMQARELPTGWADKLPSWEPDDKGVATRKASAEVLAHLADVLPELWGGSADLAESNNTTMKGADSFGPESISTSTWSANPYGRTLHFGIREHAMGSILNGIALHGGTRPYGGTFMVFSDYMRPAVRLAALMHQPVIYVWTHDSIGLGEDGPTHQPVEHLSSLRAIPGLAIARPADANETAAAWKTALEHSDGPTGLALTRQAVPTFKGTDPEGVSRGGYVLAEASSGEPELVLIATGSEVQLAVAARKVLESESVATRVVSMPCVEWFDAQDESYRRAVLPPAVRARVAVEAGIAQGWHRFVGDAGEIVSLEHFGASADYQTLFAEFGFTPEKVVEAARRSLSNARSS, translated from the coding sequence ATGACCGCGAACGAAGCCAACCGTCGCGTGAGCGACGACATCACCCGCTTGACGACCGCCGCCGCCCCCGCCGATTGGACCGATCTGGACGTGCGGGCGATCAACACCGCCCGCGTGCTGGCCGCCGACGCGGTGGAGCAGTGCGGAAGCGGCCACCCGGGCACCGCGATGAGCCTGGCACCGACCGCCTATGCGCTGTTCCAGCACGTCATGCGCCACGACCCGAATGACCCGAGCTGGCTCGGCCGTGACCGGTTCGTGCTCTCGGCCGGGCACTCGAGCCTGACCCTGTACCTGCAGCTGTTCCTGTCCGGCTACGGGCTGGAGATCGACGACATCAAGGCGCTGCGCACCTGGGGATCGCTGACCCCTGGGCACCCCGAGTACGGGCACACCAGCGGCGTGGAGACCACGACCGGCCCGCTGGGGCAGGGTCTGGCCACCGCGGTGGGCATGGCCATGACGGCCCGGCGCGAGCGCGGCCTGTTCGACCCCGAATCCGCGCCCGGTGAGAGCATCTTCGACCACCAGATCTACGTGATCGCCTCCGACGGCGACATCGAGGAGGGCGTGACCTCCGAGGCGTCCTCGCTGGCGGGCACCCAGCAGCTGGGCAACCTCACGGTGCTCTACGACGCCAACGAGATCTCCATCGAGGACGACACCCACATCGCGCTGTCCGAGGACACCGCCAAGCGCTACGAGGCCTACGGCTGGCACGTGATCACCGTCCACGGCGGCGAGCGCATCACCGACCTCCTCGACGCCCTCAAAGCCGCCCGGGCGGAGACCGAACGGCCGACCATGATCGTGCTGCGCACGGTCATCGGCTATCCCGCACCGACCAAGATGAACTCCGGCAAGGCGCACGGCGCCGCGCTCGGCGCCGAGGAGGTCGCCGAGGTCAAGAAGCTGCTCGGCTTCGATCCCAAGCGGTCGTTCCAGGTCGACGACGAGGTCCTGGACCACACCCGAGCGGTCGGCGAGCGCGGCCGAGCCCTCCGCGAGAAGTGGCAGGTCGCCTTCGACGCGTGGGCCGGGGCCAACCCGGAGCGCAAGGCGCTGCTGGACCGGATGCAGGCGCGCGAGCTGCCCACCGGGTGGGCCGACAAGCTGCCGAGCTGGGAACCCGACGACAAGGGAGTCGCGACCCGCAAGGCCTCGGCCGAGGTCCTGGCCCACCTGGCCGACGTGCTCCCGGAGCTGTGGGGCGGCTCCGCCGACCTGGCGGAGAGCAACAACACCACGATGAAGGGCGCGGATTCGTTCGGCCCGGAGAGCATCTCCACCAGCACCTGGAGCGCCAACCCCTACGGCCGCACGCTGCACTTCGGCATCCGTGAGCACGCGATGGGCTCGATCCTCAACGGCATCGCGCTGCACGGCGGGACCCGTCCCTACGGCGGTACGTTCATGGTCTTCAGCGACTACATGCGCCCCGCCGTGCGGCTCGCGGCGCTGATGCACCAACCGGTGATCTACGTCTGGACGCACGACTCGATCGGCCTGGGTGAGGACGGACCGACGCACCAGCCCGTCGAGCACCTGTCCAGCCTGCGCGCCATCCCGGGACTGGCGATCGCGCGCCCTGCCGACGCCAACGAAACCGCCGCGGCGTGGAAGACCGCGCTGGAGCACTCCGACGGCCCCACAGGGCTGGCGCTGACCCGCCAAGCGGTGCCGACGTTCAAGGGCACGGATCCGGAAGGCGTGTCCCGCGGTGGCTACGTGCTCGCCGAGGCCTCGTCCGGCGAGCCCGAGTTGGTGCTGATCGCGACCGGCTCCGAGGTGCAGCTGGCCGTGGCCGCCAGGAAGGTCCTGGAGTCCGAGAGCGTCGCCACCCGCGTGGTGTCCATGCCGTGCGTGGAGTGGTTCGACGCGCAGGACGAGTCCTACCGCCGCGCGGTGCTGCCCCCGGCGGTGCGCGCGCGGGTGGCCGTGGAAGCCGGTATCGCCCAGGGCTGGCACCGCTTCGTCGGTGACGCGGGTGAGATCGTCTCGCTGGAACACTTCGGTGCCTCGGCCGATTACCAGACGCTGTTCGCCGAGTTCGGCTTCACTCCCGAGAAGGTCGTCGAGGCCGCTCGGCGCTCGCTGAGCAACGCCCGGTCGAGCTGA
- a CDS encoding integrase core domain-containing protein produces the protein MTVLDVRDRVRGWISRRWWSFGIARCARCCSKRSVGTTAITQRLTKPRSPTTTGKIERFHKTLRAEFLDRVAPFESLDAAQAAVDVWIEGYNHQRPHRSLDMATPANLFRPNGPTRIDSPPTPADRNRGSRALGSRCHRAPYAGPQPAGGGVRPSGPAQR, from the coding sequence TTGACCGTTTTGGACGTTCGTGATCGTGTCCGAGGGTGGATCAGCAGGCGTTGGTGGAGTTTCGGTATCGCGCGGTGTGCGAGGTGCTGTTCGAAACGATCTGTCGGCACAACGGCCATCACCCAGCGCCTGACCAAACCTCGCTCACCAACCACGACCGGCAAGATCGAACGGTTCCACAAGACACTCCGGGCCGAATTCCTCGACCGCGTCGCCCCGTTCGAATCCCTCGACGCCGCGCAAGCCGCAGTCGACGTCTGGATCGAGGGCTACAACCATCAGCGCCCGCACCGATCACTGGACATGGCAACTCCGGCCAACCTGTTCCGCCCGAACGGCCCCACACGCATCGACAGCCCCCCAACCCCGGCCGACCGAAACCGAGGCTCCCGCGCCCTTGGTAGTCGATGTCATCGAGCCCCCTACGCAGGCCCCCAGCCCGCCGGCGGTGGAGTTCGACCTTCGGGTCCCGCCCAGCGGTGA
- a CDS encoding ribose-5-phosphate isomerase — MHVYLGSDHAGLELKNHFVKRLADLGHKVTDVGPTAYDAEDDYPPFCVEAARRVVADEDSLGIVIGGSGNGEQIAANKVPGARAALTWSVEIAELARKHNDALLAGIGARMHPVEEADRIVDAFLSTEFEGGRHQRRIDQLAAYECSSEPPALPSS; from the coding sequence GTGCACGTCTACCTAGGTTCCGATCACGCCGGACTCGAGCTCAAGAACCACTTCGTCAAACGACTGGCCGACCTCGGCCACAAGGTCACCGACGTCGGGCCAACCGCCTACGACGCCGAGGACGACTACCCGCCGTTCTGCGTCGAAGCGGCGCGGCGGGTCGTCGCGGACGAGGACAGCCTCGGCATCGTCATCGGGGGTTCCGGCAACGGCGAGCAGATCGCCGCGAACAAGGTTCCCGGTGCCCGGGCAGCGCTGACCTGGAGCGTTGAGATCGCCGAGCTCGCCCGCAAGCACAACGACGCGCTGCTGGCGGGCATCGGCGCCCGGATGCACCCGGTCGAGGAGGCCGATCGCATCGTGGACGCGTTCTTGAGCACCGAGTTCGAGGGCGGCCGCCACCAGCGCAGGATCGACCAGCTGGCGGCCTACGAGTGCTCCAGCGAGCCACCCGCACTGCCGAGCAGCTGA